One region of Fragaria vesca subsp. vesca linkage group LG4, FraVesHawaii_1.0, whole genome shotgun sequence genomic DNA includes:
- the LOC101292689 gene encoding uncharacterized protein LOC101292689 isoform 1, with protein sequence MAPALIEPALPESSSASSSGSNSVVERSVVVEDVRFKELRGVQWRLNLGILPLSSSVDDLRRVTADCRRRYARMRRRLLVDPPKDGSSSPDLAMDNPLSQNPGKVSGSFEVHICTCLALMVALLFYISTWGRFFRNAELEKMVDQDLSRLYPEHGSYFQTPGCQGMLRRILLLWCLRHPECGYRQGMHELLAPLLFVLHVDVEGLSQVRKLYEDHFTDKFDDLSYHENDSTYNFDLKNLPDSMEDEDSMQGDASKVKSLDELDPKIQTIVMLSDAYGSEGELGIVLSEKFMEHDAYCMFDALMSGANGSVSMAEFFSPSPAVGSQTSLPPVIEASAALYHLLSLVDSSLHSHLIELGVEPQYFALRWLRVLFGREFSLANLLIIWDEIFICDNRKSDKGGGDDAGSSFSILSSPRGAFISALAVSMLLHLRSSLLATENATVCLQRLLNFPENIDLKKLIQKATSLQALALENNCSSSFPSYTGPYDRSKSKHVRGHSLSIDSVSPKTPLSLVTESYWEEKWRVMHREEELRQDSLKKLVPSQKKRWTEKVKLTLSRSESDPSPVKRENGKKTARFTVRRKLLEDLSKVLSSEEDIEKLGSHEDRGSSEIVVNKEDGVIKDLTSANEDRCLSGNPASEENSSVCSYPASPLSGANDEPESEKSSVGSNLSVEENNDNPNDDNPLSVSEGPPCPVSDPPEGVSQASECSNHSTGNSVTGKERKLLSGKFQRFWKLGWSAAGEGTSEKGGNALDTSKSPRSDVGQNVASSSMAGGCNSVVSSKGETVDQNRTGTLRNIGHSMLDHIQVIESVFQQDRGVQLGSMENCSKNTLVGKGQVTAIAALKELRKISNLLSEM encoded by the exons ATGGCGCCAGCTCTGATTGAGCCGGCATTGCCGGAATCGTCGTCGGCGTCGTCTTCCGGCTCAAACTCCGTTGTGGAGAGATCTGTGGTGGTTGAGGATGTTCGGTTCAAGGAGCTGAGAGGCGTGCAATGGCGCTTGAATCTTGGGATTTTGCCACTTTCTTCTTCTGTTGATGATCTTCGCCGAGTCACAGCTGATTGCCGAAGAAG ATATGCAAGAATGAGAAGACGGCTTCTGGTTGATCCACCTAAGGATGGGAGTAGCTCTCCTGATCTTGCCATGGACAATCCGCTGTCACAGAACCCAGGTAAAGTCTCTGGCTCCTTTGAAGTACACATTTGTACTTGTTTAGCACTCATGGTTGCTTTACTGTTTTACATTAG CACCTGGGGTCGCTTCTTTCGGAATGCTGAGCTGGAGAAAATGGTTGATCAGGACTTATCACGTTTGTACCCAGAACATGGGAGCTACTTCCAAACACCAGGATGCCAAGGCATGCTGAGAAGAATCTTGTTATTGTGGTGTCTTAGACATCCAGAATGTGGTTACAGACAAG GAATGCATGAACTCTTGGCTCCTCTTCTGTTTGTTCTTCATGTTGATGTGGAGGGTCTATCTCAAGTGCGAAAGCTATATGAAGATCACTTCACTGATAAATTTGATGATCTTTCATATCATGAAAATGATTCAACTTACAATTTTGATTTAAAAAACCTTCCAGATTCCATGGAAGATGAGGATAGCATGCAGGGAGATGCATCAAAAGTTAAGAGTCTTGATGAGCTTGATCCCAAGATACAGACCATTGTAATGCTCAGTGATGCTTATGGTTCTGAAGGTGAATTGGGTATTGTCTTATCCGAGAAATTTATGGAACATGATGCGTACTGCATGTTTGATGCGTTAATGAGTGGGGCAAATGGTTCAGTTTCTATGGCAGAATTCTTCTCTCCCTCCCCTGCTGTTGGCTCTCAGACTAGCTTACCTCCTGTCATTGAAGCATCTGCTGCATTGTATCATTTGCTGTCTCTTGTTGATTCCTCTCTACACAGCCACCTCATTGAGCTTGGTGTGGAACCCCAGTATTTTGCACTCCGCTGGTTAAGGGTTTTGTTTGGACGTGAATTTTCACTTGCTAATCTATTAATAATTTGGGATGAGATATTTATATGTGATAATCGTAAATCAGACAAAGGTGGTGGAGATGATGCAGGATCCAGCTTTAGCATCCTTAGTTCACCTCGTGGAGCATTTATTTCAGCCCTGGCAGTTTCCATGTTACTTCATTTGAGATCTTCCCTTCTTGCTACTGAGAATGCAACTGTATGTCTTCAACGGTTGTTAAACTTCCCTGAGAATATTGATTTGAAGAAACTCATACAGAAGGCAACGTCGTTGCAGGCTCTTGCTTTGGAGAACAATTGCTCCTCCTCATTTCCTTCATATACGGGGCCATATGACCGTAGTAAATCGAAGCATGTGAGAGGTCACAGTCTTTCCATCGACTCCGTTTCTCCAAAAACTCCATTAAGTTTGGTAACTGAAAGCTACTGGGAAGAGAAGTGGAGAGTCATGCACAGGGAAGAAGAACTTAGGCAAGATAGTTTGAAGAAACTGGTTCCCAGCCAGAAGAAGCGATGGACTGAAAAAGTAAAATTAACCCTATCTAGATCAGAATCCGATCCATCTCCAGTAAAGCGTGAGAACGGCAAAAAGACCGCTAGGTTTACTGTTAGACGAAAGTTGCTGGAAGACCTCTCAAAAGTGCTTAGCTCAGAGGAAGATATTGAGAAATTAGGCTCTCATGAAGACAGAGGCTCTTCAGAAATTGTGGTTAACAAAGAAGATGGTGTCATTAAGGATCTTACTTCTGCAAATGAGGACAGATGTTTGAGTGGAAATCCAGCGAGTGAAGAGAACTCATCTGTTTGCTCATATCCAGCAAGTCCTCTGAGTGGGGCAAATGATGAACCTGAATCAGAGAAAAGTAGTGTCGGATCAAATTTATCCGTTGAAGAAAATAATGATAATCCGAATGATGATAATCCACTGAGTGTATCAGAAGGCCCACCATGTCCAGTTTCTGATCCACCTGAGGGAGTCTCTCAAGCATCCGAGTGCAGCAATCACTCAACAGGGAATTCAGTGACGGGAAAAGAACGAAAGCTTCTTTCTGGTAAATTCCAGAGGTTTTGGAAGTTGGGATGGAGTGCAGCTGGTGAAGGCACGTCCGAGAAAGGGGGCAACGCCCTTGACACTTCAAAATCTCCCAGGAGTGATGTTGGTCAGAATGTAGCAAGCTCTTCTATGGCTGGAGGGTGCAATTCTGTAGTTAGCAGCAAAGGGGAAACTGTGGACCAGAATAGGACGGGTACTTTGAGGAATATTGGGCATTCTATGCTTGATCATATACAG GTAATTGAGTCTGTTTTCCAGCAAGATCGAGGTGTTCAACTGGGATCAATGGAGAACTGTTCGAAAAATACTTTAGTTGGCAAAGGACAAGTAACAGCCATTGCAGCTCTCAAAGAGCTTCGGAAAATCAGCAATCTTCTGTCAGAAATGTGA
- the LOC101292689 gene encoding uncharacterized protein LOC101292689 isoform 2, whose protein sequence is MAPALIEPALPESSSASSSGSNSVVERSVVVEDVRFKELRGVQWRLNLGILPLSSSVDDLRRVTADCRRRYARMRRRLLVDPPKDGSSSPDLAMDNPLSQNPESTWGRFFRNAELEKMVDQDLSRLYPEHGSYFQTPGCQGMLRRILLLWCLRHPECGYRQGMHELLAPLLFVLHVDVEGLSQVRKLYEDHFTDKFDDLSYHENDSTYNFDLKNLPDSMEDEDSMQGDASKVKSLDELDPKIQTIVMLSDAYGSEGELGIVLSEKFMEHDAYCMFDALMSGANGSVSMAEFFSPSPAVGSQTSLPPVIEASAALYHLLSLVDSSLHSHLIELGVEPQYFALRWLRVLFGREFSLANLLIIWDEIFICDNRKSDKGGGDDAGSSFSILSSPRGAFISALAVSMLLHLRSSLLATENATVCLQRLLNFPENIDLKKLIQKATSLQALALENNCSSSFPSYTGPYDRSKSKHVRGHSLSIDSVSPKTPLSLVTESYWEEKWRVMHREEELRQDSLKKLVPSQKKRWTEKVKLTLSRSESDPSPVKRENGKKTARFTVRRKLLEDLSKVLSSEEDIEKLGSHEDRGSSEIVVNKEDGVIKDLTSANEDRCLSGNPASEENSSVCSYPASPLSGANDEPESEKSSVGSNLSVEENNDNPNDDNPLSVSEGPPCPVSDPPEGVSQASECSNHSTGNSVTGKERKLLSGKFQRFWKLGWSAAGEGTSEKGGNALDTSKSPRSDVGQNVASSSMAGGCNSVVSSKGETVDQNRTGTLRNIGHSMLDHIQVIESVFQQDRGVQLGSMENCSKNTLVGKGQVTAIAALKELRKISNLLSEM, encoded by the exons ATGGCGCCAGCTCTGATTGAGCCGGCATTGCCGGAATCGTCGTCGGCGTCGTCTTCCGGCTCAAACTCCGTTGTGGAGAGATCTGTGGTGGTTGAGGATGTTCGGTTCAAGGAGCTGAGAGGCGTGCAATGGCGCTTGAATCTTGGGATTTTGCCACTTTCTTCTTCTGTTGATGATCTTCGCCGAGTCACAGCTGATTGCCGAAGAAG ATATGCAAGAATGAGAAGACGGCTTCTGGTTGATCCACCTAAGGATGGGAGTAGCTCTCCTGATCTTGCCATGGACAATCCGCTGTCACAGAACCCAG AAAGCACCTGGGGTCGCTTCTTTCGGAATGCTGAGCTGGAGAAAATGGTTGATCAGGACTTATCACGTTTGTACCCAGAACATGGGAGCTACTTCCAAACACCAGGATGCCAAGGCATGCTGAGAAGAATCTTGTTATTGTGGTGTCTTAGACATCCAGAATGTGGTTACAGACAAG GAATGCATGAACTCTTGGCTCCTCTTCTGTTTGTTCTTCATGTTGATGTGGAGGGTCTATCTCAAGTGCGAAAGCTATATGAAGATCACTTCACTGATAAATTTGATGATCTTTCATATCATGAAAATGATTCAACTTACAATTTTGATTTAAAAAACCTTCCAGATTCCATGGAAGATGAGGATAGCATGCAGGGAGATGCATCAAAAGTTAAGAGTCTTGATGAGCTTGATCCCAAGATACAGACCATTGTAATGCTCAGTGATGCTTATGGTTCTGAAGGTGAATTGGGTATTGTCTTATCCGAGAAATTTATGGAACATGATGCGTACTGCATGTTTGATGCGTTAATGAGTGGGGCAAATGGTTCAGTTTCTATGGCAGAATTCTTCTCTCCCTCCCCTGCTGTTGGCTCTCAGACTAGCTTACCTCCTGTCATTGAAGCATCTGCTGCATTGTATCATTTGCTGTCTCTTGTTGATTCCTCTCTACACAGCCACCTCATTGAGCTTGGTGTGGAACCCCAGTATTTTGCACTCCGCTGGTTAAGGGTTTTGTTTGGACGTGAATTTTCACTTGCTAATCTATTAATAATTTGGGATGAGATATTTATATGTGATAATCGTAAATCAGACAAAGGTGGTGGAGATGATGCAGGATCCAGCTTTAGCATCCTTAGTTCACCTCGTGGAGCATTTATTTCAGCCCTGGCAGTTTCCATGTTACTTCATTTGAGATCTTCCCTTCTTGCTACTGAGAATGCAACTGTATGTCTTCAACGGTTGTTAAACTTCCCTGAGAATATTGATTTGAAGAAACTCATACAGAAGGCAACGTCGTTGCAGGCTCTTGCTTTGGAGAACAATTGCTCCTCCTCATTTCCTTCATATACGGGGCCATATGACCGTAGTAAATCGAAGCATGTGAGAGGTCACAGTCTTTCCATCGACTCCGTTTCTCCAAAAACTCCATTAAGTTTGGTAACTGAAAGCTACTGGGAAGAGAAGTGGAGAGTCATGCACAGGGAAGAAGAACTTAGGCAAGATAGTTTGAAGAAACTGGTTCCCAGCCAGAAGAAGCGATGGACTGAAAAAGTAAAATTAACCCTATCTAGATCAGAATCCGATCCATCTCCAGTAAAGCGTGAGAACGGCAAAAAGACCGCTAGGTTTACTGTTAGACGAAAGTTGCTGGAAGACCTCTCAAAAGTGCTTAGCTCAGAGGAAGATATTGAGAAATTAGGCTCTCATGAAGACAGAGGCTCTTCAGAAATTGTGGTTAACAAAGAAGATGGTGTCATTAAGGATCTTACTTCTGCAAATGAGGACAGATGTTTGAGTGGAAATCCAGCGAGTGAAGAGAACTCATCTGTTTGCTCATATCCAGCAAGTCCTCTGAGTGGGGCAAATGATGAACCTGAATCAGAGAAAAGTAGTGTCGGATCAAATTTATCCGTTGAAGAAAATAATGATAATCCGAATGATGATAATCCACTGAGTGTATCAGAAGGCCCACCATGTCCAGTTTCTGATCCACCTGAGGGAGTCTCTCAAGCATCCGAGTGCAGCAATCACTCAACAGGGAATTCAGTGACGGGAAAAGAACGAAAGCTTCTTTCTGGTAAATTCCAGAGGTTTTGGAAGTTGGGATGGAGTGCAGCTGGTGAAGGCACGTCCGAGAAAGGGGGCAACGCCCTTGACACTTCAAAATCTCCCAGGAGTGATGTTGGTCAGAATGTAGCAAGCTCTTCTATGGCTGGAGGGTGCAATTCTGTAGTTAGCAGCAAAGGGGAAACTGTGGACCAGAATAGGACGGGTACTTTGAGGAATATTGGGCATTCTATGCTTGATCATATACAG GTAATTGAGTCTGTTTTCCAGCAAGATCGAGGTGTTCAACTGGGATCAATGGAGAACTGTTCGAAAAATACTTTAGTTGGCAAAGGACAAGTAACAGCCATTGCAGCTCTCAAAGAGCTTCGGAAAATCAGCAATCTTCTGTCAGAAATGTGA
- the LOC101293185 gene encoding uncharacterized protein LOC101293185: MATASSVLPSTSSSPPEETLHKPQGPAVSGLPNLPNGNGDLQYLPIMYPVLVPGLQDQEQMNRGSGLYAVPVHPFTGPVTGFSSNTLIPLTYNVPTTRATPDVGTGGEQHGQEGQQQPQQQRQQQHPGAQRRVIVRRFQIQFRLDPVLILKLIALLLLFNQDGSRQKMVILVICATIVYLYKTGSLTPLIEWLSRAMDRAAVPPQPPRPAARAENVPPAARQGNDNAALPDGQPGVENENRPADANENAPEPGANGGNRWWGIVKEIQMIVFGFITSLLPGFHDIE, encoded by the exons ATGGCTACGGCGTCTTCCGTGTTGCCGTCCACCTCTTCTTCACCCCCTGAAGAAACTCTCCACAAACCTCAG GGTCCCGCAGTCTCCGGGCTTCCAAATTTGCCAAATGGTAATGGTGATCTTCAGTATTTACCAATCATGTATCCGGTGCTTGTTCCTGGGTTGCAAGATCAGGAACAGATGAACCGTGGATCGGGCCTTTATGCTGTTCCCGTTCACCCATTTACGGGGCCAGTTACTGGATTTTCATCTAATACTCTGATTCCGCTGACCTACAATGTCCCCAC AACTAGAGCAACCCCAGATGTCGGCACTGGTGGGGAGCAGCATGGCCAAGAAGGACAGCAACAACCACAACAACAGCGTCAACAGCAACACCCTGGAGCTCAGAGACGAGTTATTGTAAGGAGATTTCAAATTCAGTTTCGGCTGGATCCGGTTCTGATTTTGAAGCTGATAGCTTTACTGCTTTTGTTCAATCAAGATGGATCTAGACAAAAGATGGTCATACTTGTGATTTGCGCCACAATTGTCTATTT ATATAAAACTGGCTCGCTCACACCATTAATAGAATGGCTCTCTCGAGCCATGGATAGGGCAGCTGTGCCTCCCCAACCACCAAGACCTGCAGCAAGGGCTGAAAATGTTCCTCCTGCTGCAAGACAGGGGAATGATAATGCTGCTTTGCCAG ATGGACAACCAGGAGTCGAGAATGAAAATCGGCCTGCAGATGCAAATGAGAATGCACCAGAACCGGGAGCCAATGGCGGTAACCGCTGGTGGGGAATTGTCAAGGAGATTCAGATGATTGTTTTTGGCTTCATCACTTCTCTCCTCCCAGGTTTTCATGATATAGAATAG
- the LOC101300905 gene encoding putative ribonuclease H protein At1g65750-like, with protein MSICNTLDRLNRNFLWGHTEEKKKIHLVKWDTVCKPKCYGGLGLKKSSCVNQALLAKTGWRLLQKELGLWAEALNKKYLKDDCIMQKSTLPFSASSNTWKGILYGAQLLPNGVKWRIGPGTEISFWNDVWTDLGALSDIALKPIPSHLQSLRVCDVVCDGGWDLRMVKEFLPEDVKLKILSMHAGGIRSGDDTTIWKLSHNGKFTVKSAYHSLFLNSETKPWPWDFI; from the coding sequence ATGTCCATTTGTAATACTCTTGATCGTTTGAACAGGAACTTCCTTTGGGGGCACACTGAAGAAAAAAAGAAAATTCATCTTGTGAAGTGGGATACAGTTTGTAAACCTAAATGTTATGGTGGGTTAGGTTTGAAGAAGTCAAGCTGTGTGAATCAAGCTTTGTTAGCCAAAACTGGATGGAGGCTGCTCCAAAAGGAGCTAGGGTTATGGGCTGAAGCTTTGAATAAAAAATATCTTAAAGATGATTGCATCATGCAGAAGTCTACTTTACCTTTCTCTGCTAGCTCCAATACATGGAAAGGTATCCTTTATGGAGCTCAATTACTCCCTAATGGGGTGAAATGGAGGATTGGACCTGGAACGGAAATTTCTTTCTGGAATGATGTCTGGACTGATCTTGGTGCTTTGTCTGATATTGCCTTGAAGCCTATTCCTTCTCACCTACAAAGTCTAAGAGTTTGTGATGTTGTCTGTGATGGTGGATGGGACTTACGCATGGTAAAAGAATTTCTTCCTGAGGATGTGAAGCTGAAAATTTTGAGTATGCATGCAGGAGGCATCCGAAGTGGTGATGACACAACCATATGGAAGTTATCTCATAACGGTAAGTTTACTGTTAAATCTGCTTATCATTCTCTTTTCCTGAACTCTGAGACTAAACCTTGGCCATGGGACTTTATTTAG
- the LOC101293475 gene encoding uncharacterized protein LOC101293475, which translates to MARFFTQSLQLRPHLAIRSFSTRSAQLFEIEINPSTSSSSSEGESEALMLKKLDDIVQRILVQKATPDWLPFVPGSSFWVPPRRSPLGVNGFVGRLADKLSDEESLSVATDRGWPCSDYLINGSESVGTKEVDEDAEGSGEVEVVEVDLKVLTTNFEDE; encoded by the exons ATGGCCCGATTCTTCACTCAGAGTCTCCAGCTCCGCCCCCATCTCGCCATCCGCTCCTTCTCGACCCGATCCGCCCAGCTCTTCGAGATCGAGATAAACCCCTCCACCTCCTCCTCCTCCTCCGAAGGCGAATCGGAAGCCCTCATGCTCAAGAAGCTCGACGACATCGTTCAGAGGATCCTCGTCCAGAAGGCCACCCCTGATTGGCTCCCCTTCGTTCCCGGCTCCTCGTTCTGGGTCCCACCTCGGCGATCGCCGTTGGGAGTTAACGGCTTCGTCGGAAGATTGGCCGACAAGCTCTCCGATGAGGAGTCCCTCTCCGTCGCCACCGACCGGGGCTGGCCCTGCTCTGATTATTTGATCAATG GCAGTGAATCAGTGGGAACAAAGGAGGTTGATGAGGATGCGGAAGGATCAGGAGAAGTAGAGGTGGTGGAGGTGGATTTGAAGGTTTTAACGACCAACTTCGAGGATGAATAA
- the LOC101301190 gene encoding putative clathrin assembly protein At5g57200-like: MGTFSGFRKAYGALKDSTKVGLIKVNSEFKDLDIATVKATSHVECPPKERHVRKIFSATSVVRPRADVAYCIHALGKRLSKTRSWIVAIKTLIVIHRTLREGDPTFREELLNYSQRGHMLQISNFKDDSSPLAWDCSSWVRTYALFLEERLECFRILKYDIESERLTKTNPGSTKVHSRTRMLGADELLEQLPALQQLLYRLVGCQPEGTAYNNYLVQYALALVLKESFKIYCAINDGIINLVDMFFDMPRHDAVKALNIYKRAGQQAEHLAEFYEYCKGLDLARTFQFPTLRQPPPSFLATMEEYIKEAPQSGAVQKRLEYHETEEQLQKPEEPPTPPEPEKEEEKVEEPPEKVEEAPQPKEEEVVEPPPLIETDLLGLNEINPRAAEIEERNALALAIVPEGTAPQSGSNLNDIGGTSGWELALVTTPSTNTGPVVDKKLAGGFDKLLLDSLYEDEGARRHLQLQNAGYGYGATSVQNPFEQAQQQQPVLDPFAMSNSIAPPTNVQMALMAQQQHHVHQQQHQMQQQFQQQQNMMMVPHPYYSQYNQMQQPGGPSNPFGDPFSFPAPSSATPNQGNQHLL, translated from the exons ATGGGTACATTCTCTGGCTTTAGAAAGGCTTATGGAGCTCTGAAGGATTCTACCAAGGTTGGCCTTATCAAGGTCAACAGTGAATTCAAG GATTTGGATATTGCCACTGTGAAGGCCACAAGTCATGTTGAGTGCCCTCCGAAAGAGCGTCATGTCCGAA AGATTTTCTCTGCAACATCGGTGGTACGCCCTCGAGCAGATGTGGCATATTGCATTCATGCGCTGGGCAAGAGATTATCCAAGACTAGGAGTTGGATT GTTGCCATAAAGACATTGATAGTTATTCATAGAACATTGCGAGAGGGTGATCCTACCTTTAGAGAGGAGCTTCTGAATTATTCTCAGAGAGGACATATGCTCCAAATTTCCAATTTTAAAGACGACTCAAGTCCCCTTG CTTGGGATTGTTCTTCTTGGGTTAGGACATATGCCCTCTTTTTAGAAGAACGTCTAGAATGTTTCCGAATTTTGAAATATGACATTGAGTCAGAGCGTTTGACCAAGACAAATCCAGGATCAACCAAG GTGCATAGTAGAACACGAATGTTGGGAGCTGATGAACTGTTGGAGCAGCTACCTGCACTGCAGCAACTTCTTTACCGACTAGTTGGTTGCCAG CCTGAAGGAACAGCTTATAACAATTACCTTGTACAATATGCCTTGGCTCTG GTATTAAAAGAGAGCTTTAAAATATATTGTGCCATCAATGATGGAATCATAAATCTCGTAGATATG TTCTTTGATATGCCAAGACATGATGCAGTTAAAGCTCTCAATATTTACAAAAGAGCCGGTCAACAG GCTGAGCATCTTGCTGAGTTTTATGAGTATTGCAAGGGTTTAGATCTTGCTAGAACTTTTCAGTTTCCAACACTGAGACAG CCACCTCCGTCATTTCTTGCAACAATGGAAGAGTACATAAAAGAAGCACCTCAGTCTGGTGCTGTTCAAAAGAGACTG GAGTACCATGAGACAGAAGAGCAGCTGCAAAAACCAGAAGAACCACCGACACCTCCAGAGCCTGAAAAAGAAGAAGAAAAAGTTGAGGAACCACCTGAAAAAGTTGAGGAAGCACCCCAACCAAAGGAGGAAGAGGTAGTTGAACCTCCTCCTTTGATCGAAACTGATCTGCTG GGCCTAAATGAAATAAATCCAAGAGCTGCAGAAATTGAAGAAAGAAATGCTCTAGCTCTTGCTATAGTTCCAGAAG GGACTGCACCACAATCTGGATCAAATTTAAATGACATAGGTGGGACTTCAGGTTGGGAGCTGGCCCTTGTAACCACACCAAGCACCAATACTGGCCCTGTGGTAGATAAAAAGTTG GCTGGTGGGTTTGACAAGCTATTACTCGATAGCCTGTATGAAGATGAAGGTGCAAGGAGACATCTACAACTCCAAAATGCAGGATACGGTTATGGTGCTACGAGTGTGCAAAATCCATTTGAACAAGCACAGCAGCAGCAGCCTGTACTTGATCCATTTGCAATGTCTAACAGCATAGCGCCACCTACGAACGTGCAAATGGCACTAATGGCTCAACAACAACACCACGTACACCAACAGCAACACCAAATGCAGCAACAGTTTCAACAACAACAGAACATGATGATGGTACCTCATCCATATTATTCTCAATATAACCAGATGCAACAACCCGGAGGCCCGTCGAATCCATTTGGAGACCCTTTCAGCTTCCCAGCTCCTTCTAGTGCAACGCCTAACCAGGGAAACCAGCACCTACTGTAG
- the LOC101293768 gene encoding uncharacterized protein LOC101293768: MAQRFYNQIKGLKVTDLPNHVKPMLSLDYMKKTAQKGLDNYHAKYIETSSIDPLLHVCFGGMVFSYLVVLPEERRHLEHAQHAKEHGGH; this comes from the coding sequence ATGGCGCAAAGGTTCTACAATCAGATCAAGGGTTTGAAGGTGACGGATTTGCCTAACCATGTGAAGCCGATGCTGTCCCTCGATTACATGAAGAAGACAGCGCAGAAGGGGTTGGACAACTACCACGCCAAGTACATTGAGACCAGCTCCATCGATCCTCTTCTTCACGTATGCTTCGGCGGCATGGTATTCTCTTACCTCGTCGTTCTACCCGAGGAGCGTCGCCATCTCGAGCACGCCCAGCACGCCAAAGAGCACGGCGGCCATTAA